Within Citromicrobium bathyomarinum, the genomic segment AGGGGTCTGCACTGCTTCGGCATTCCATTGCCCGCTCCAGTTGATGTCGAAATGACGCGCCAGCAGCGGCAGGAAATCGAGATTGACCGGCCCCATCGACAGCCGGTCGCCCAGCCGCTGGCAGAGCTGCATGGTGGATGTCAGCGAGACCGGTTGCGAGATCTTCACCGCCACCACGTTGTCGAGGTCGGCAATCCGGTCGTACACGTCGAGCGGCTGGCCTGCTGGGCCAAGCGCCGGAAACGCGCGCCGCCCGGTTGCGGCATAGAGCATGACCGGAAGCTGCGTGGCGGTGATCCGCTGCGCCATCAGATCGTGCAGCTGGGCCGCGCTGCTATCGGCTGGAAAAGTCGAGGCGAGCAGCACCAGCTGTGTCCCCAGTTCCTCCAGCGCGCCAAGCAGGCGGAGGTCCGACTCCACCTTGCCGCTGGCGATGATGCCGTGGACCGGCAGATCATCGCCCGCCTCGTCGATCAGGATGCGATGGAACTGCATCCACCGTGGATCGCCGGGGAGCGTCCAGTTGATCATCGGCAGCGTGCCCGAGAACCCCTGCGCGATCGCATGGCGCACATCGTGGCGGATCGCGTCCTCGTCCAGCGTGCGCCCGTCCTCGCGGAAGGTCGGCAGGAACAGGTTCATCAACCCGCGCAGATGCGCCTTCGCCCACACCCGCTGGGGCGAATCCGCTCTGGGCGCGAGCCGGTCGCCAGCCGGATGCTGCGCACGCAAGGTCGACGCCGCCATCAGCGCAGCCGCCCCTGCAAGCGCGCTTCGCCGCGTGATGCGCAATCGCTCCAAATCCCGCCTCTCCCACTCATCGAACCGCACACATCAAGGAACCCGGCATTTGAACGAAAACCATTCGCCCACCTTAACCGGACCTCATAGGCATACCGCATTTACGAAAAGGGCTTAACACGCAAGTTCAATTGGTTCTAGTGTCAGCGCAAACGACAAAGGGAGACTCGGGGATGATGACGCGGCGACAGACACTCGGATCGGCACTCGCGCTCGGCGCTACCGCCATGGCGCGGCCAGCATTCGCGGCGGGCATGTTCCCGATCGTGGAGACGGCGCAGGGCAAGCTGCGCGGGCTGGAATCGGGCGGG encodes:
- a CDS encoding dihydrodipicolinate synthase, with translation MAASTLRAQHPAGDRLAPRADSPQRVWAKAHLRGLMNLFLPTFREDGRTLDEDAIRHDVRHAIAQGFSGTLPMINWTLPGDPRWMQFHRILIDEAGDDLPVHGIIASGKVESDLRLLGALEELGTQLVLLASTFPADSSAAQLHDLMAQRITATQLPVMLYAATGRRAFPALGPAGQPLDVYDRIADLDNVVAVKISQPVSLTSTMQLCQRLGDRLSMGPVNLDFLPLLARHFDINWSGQWNAEAVQTPAQPIGNRWLAASAAGDMAQVDALARQIQPALSHFFAMQAPVIRAGGHPWQHNRYYQWLSGGNGGLLPHDPHAPDGAIPVLDARARAAMRAAYRASGLEPTDAPEEQFVVGRAAWARGVRASDLTALPYYSQD